Genomic window (Streptomyces sp. NBC_01431):
GCTCTCCGCCATCGCCATGAAACTCCGCATGGGCAGGGGCACTCTGGATGCGTTCATGGGCACGGGCGACCCCGAACTGGACGTCCGCGAGATTCTGTTGGGGTCGTACAGGGTGCTCACGCCACAGGCGGCCGAGTTGTTCCGGTCCCTCGCCCCGCACCCCGGCCCGCAGCTGACCGCGCAGAGCGCGGCCGCGCTCGCCGGGCTGCCCCTGCGGCAGGTCTCCGGGCTCCTGACCGAGCTCAGCCAGGTCCATCTGCTGACCGAGCACGCGGACGGCCACTACTCCTGGCACGAGCTGGTGCGTGCGTACGCCACCGGACTGCTCCAGTCCCGCGACGGCGCGGTGGAGTCCGGCCCGGCGGTGAACCGACTCGCCGGCCACTTCCGGTCCGGCCCGGACCCCGTCCGCTCGGCCGTGTAGATGAAAAGTTCATTTCTTGTCGACGTGCGGCAGAAATCATCAATCAATGGGTGGATGAGTCTTCGCGCATTCGACGGGATCCCAGTGTCCCGCTTGAGCGCAACGTCTTGATGTGCCCGTGTGAACGTGTTCCGAAAAGAACTGGAGGGGTGCGATGCGTCGAATTGTCGTGGTCACGGACTGCAAGGACGTCTCGTTCAACGAGATGTGTGGGGCGATCCACAAGGAGGCGGCGGAGATCGGACGCCCCGTGTTCATCGAGCAGGTCGTCCCGGTCGAGAGTTTCTCGGAGGTCAATGCGTCGTTCCTGACCCGCTTGATGGCCGAAAACTATCCGGCGGGCACGGTCATTTACACGCTGGTGTCGAAGACGAAGAACCTCCGCGACTCCCACGAGGTCATCTGGGGGGAAACGCTCTCCGGTCACATCTTCGTCGGCTCGAACTTCGGGTATTTCGGCTGGCTCGCCAAGGACCTGGGAGTGAAGCGCCTGTACGAACTCAGGGACGTGCCGCAGACCAGCTTTTCGGGGAAGACGTACATCGCCCCGATCGTCGCCAGGATCGCGGCCGAGGACGAGTCACGCATCACTGAGTTCCCCTATGACGAGCACCAGATCGACGACGTCGAGATCGCCGAGGGAATGGTGACCCACATCGACAACTTCGGCAACGTGAAGGTTATGACCGACGTGGGCGACCGGCCTCACGACGAACCGCTGGAGCTGATGCTCAACGGGCGGGTCCTGTGCCCGGCCACGCACATTCAGACGCAGATCTATCTGCAGCGGGAGCAGGGGCAGGTGGTGCTCTACCGCTCCACCTCGTTCGACGACATGACGGACGTGGGCATGGTGCGCGGAAACTTCGCCGAGGCCCACGGCGTGCGCATCGGCGATCTTCTCACCTGGACCGTACGCGCCGGAGGCGCGCAGAGCTGATCCTGCGGCAGGGCCGGTGACTCCCATGCGCCCTGACCTGTGTTTACGGACGAGTTCACGGACAAGCGGGGCACTGCCCTGCCGGAGGTAGTGAGTGTCGGGTATTACCGGTTGGGTGGACGGCGGGCGGGACCTGCGTGACGAGGGTCCGACCGCGGCGCGCATGGCGGCCGGAATCGCCACGCGGGGCCGGCGGGGCGAGGGCCAGTGGGTCGGGCGGCACGCCTTGCTGGCACAGCGTACGGACGCCGCGTGGCAGGGGGCCGTGCCACCGGCGCTGTACGAGGAGAACGGCCGCCTCCTCGCGGTCGCGGTCTGCGACGGGGAGTTGCACAACGCCGAGGAACTGTGGGTGGCTGCCGGAGGTGGCGCACGGCCGGGCGACCGCTCCGTCGCGGACGTCATTCTCCGGGCTCATCTCCGGTGGGGAGAACGGGCAGCCGAACGTTTCGAGGGCACCTTCGCCTTCGCGGTCTGGGACGCCCGGACCGGGGAACTGACCCTCGGCCGGGACCGGTTGGGGATCAAGCCGCTCAGCTATGCGCCCACCCCGAACGGAGCGGTGTTCGCCTCCGACGTCACCTCCCTCGTGGCACACCCCATGGTGCGTCCCGTCCTCGACGCCGACGCGCTCTGTTCCCTGCTCACCCAGATACGTCCTGCGGGGCACGGCGCGCTCGGCGGCGTGCGCGAGGTGCCCGCCGGCCACACCGTACGGATCGTCGCCGACCGTCAGTCTCCCCGCAGATACTGGGGGTTGGAGGCGCGCGAGCACACTCTCGGCAGGGACGAGACCGTCAAGCAGGCGCGTGACCTTCTTGAGGACGCCGTCGCCAGGGAGATGCGATGCGCCGACGGAGCCGGCCTCGGAGTGCTGCTCTCGGGCGGCCTCGACTCCAGTGTGCTGACCGGGCTCGCCGCGACGGGCGGGGGCAGGGTGCCGCGGACCTTCACCGTGATGTTCGGGGACACCGCGGCGCCCGTGCCGGACCGGCCGTACGCCGAGGAGGTCGTCCGGTTCTGGGGATCCGAGCACCAGGAGGTCGTGGTCCGGCC
Coding sequences:
- a CDS encoding SAM-dependent chlorinase/fluorinase, which produces MRRIVVVTDCKDVSFNEMCGAIHKEAAEIGRPVFIEQVVPVESFSEVNASFLTRLMAENYPAGTVIYTLVSKTKNLRDSHEVIWGETLSGHIFVGSNFGYFGWLAKDLGVKRLYELRDVPQTSFSGKTYIAPIVARIAAEDESRITEFPYDEHQIDDVEIAEGMVTHIDNFGNVKVMTDVGDRPHDEPLELMLNGRVLCPATHIQTQIYLQREQGQVVLYRSTSFDDMTDVGMVRGNFAEAHGVRIGDLLTWTVRAGGAQS
- the asnB gene encoding asparagine synthase (glutamine-hydrolyzing), with protein sequence MSGITGWVDGGRDLRDEGPTAARMAAGIATRGRRGEGQWVGRHALLAQRTDAAWQGAVPPALYEENGRLLAVAVCDGELHNAEELWVAAGGGARPGDRSVADVILRAHLRWGERAAERFEGTFAFAVWDARTGELTLGRDRLGIKPLSYAPTPNGAVFASDVTSLVAHPMVRPVLDADALCSLLTQIRPAGHGALGGVREVPAGHTVRIVADRQSPRRYWGLEAREHTLGRDETVKQARDLLEDAVAREMRCADGAGLGVLLSGGLDSSVLTGLAATGGGRVPRTFTVMFGDTAAPVPDRPYAEEVVRFWGSEHQEVVVRPAELSDPATLAAVLAAKDYPTPFGDKNITPFLFSGQVARHVPVALSGEAADTVFGGPGGVITEGRELTTFPWIELSRKFGMDHGIGTGLFDGGLRRTLDVTGHLDRMFREAVAEVPHLPGAPAPDRLARQVDYLIVTRLLEQGVQHSERLAAAAGLQLRFPFADHRLFSYLYNVPPRLKYFDGREKSLLRVIARDLVPASVLTRTKVPYPITYDTRYKAALAGRLRTLLDDSAAPVRPLLDVLAAERIAENPRLLDRGGWLGRADVEMVLQLNDWAKRLNLSFSL